The nucleotide window CCCCTTTGAAGGTCAAGTGGCGCGCCCCTGCGAAGCACGACAGCAAGGACTGGATCGGACTTTACATGGTGACCGACAACCGCTCCAGAGAAGTAACGGAGGTTTCGTCCCTTGGCCGGTGGGTGCCCACGACGCCCGGTATTTACGACGCCGCAACGGCGGACAAGGCAATCTTGGTCCCAGACCGCCCCGTGAAAAGGCAGGATCCGTCCGACCCCGACttggtcgagggcgaggtgaTTTTCGAGGGCGACCGGCTCTGGTGGACTCAGGGGGTCTTCGAGTTCCGGTACCACCACGCTGGAGCCCACCATGTCATGACCATCTCGCAGCCCTTTGAAATTCGCATCGGCAAGtttgacgaggatgatgttGAGGTTGACGCCAATGGCATGTACGAGAAGGCCGTTGAGCAAGCTCTGCTGCCCCTCGTACAAAATTGCTGCGATCGGGATCCCGACATCGCGCCCACCACCGTCGACGAAGCGTTCGGCGGCTATGTCGAGCGGGACGGAAAGTACGCAAAACGCATCGTCTACGCTATTCACCAGATGTTTGGCATCGAGTTTGCACCCGCGATCGTGCCCGCTGACGGGAATGTCAAGAAGATGGCTTGGAGGATCTGCAACGCAAAGCAGGTTCTGGTAAGTCTCGCGGCGCATCTTGACACCCACACTACCCTGGCTGACTGGTCACAGGCGCCCTACAGTTTGTCGCATTCCAAGGGAAATACTACTCCCACGAGGTTTGAGAAAGCATGAACGTGACTGTGCGTACGTCCTGTTCCGCCTCTGCTAGACCATGTGTGCCCGTTCAACGGTGAAGTGCTGTTGGAACTATGGGAGGGAGGTTGGGCACACAGCAGTTTGACCATGATGCCTGTTCGGTTGGATGAATGACGGGCTTCTTTGACTTGAACAGCGACCCCGTTGGCCCCGATTGCGAAGTGTTTTGAGGATGGAGGAGCGTGGGGATGGCGTCCGTGAGTTAGCCTGAGAGAAATAACAAGCCGCACGTACAGCGATTTTTACGCCATACAGGAATGGAACTCGAACATTGACAACCTTCACCAAACAGCAAGTAAGCCGGCCGGCTCAACGAGACACGGCACCGAAGGACGGGTTCCAGGTTCCTGTTGTCCATGGTCCTGAGGTGAGCTACCCACAAGATTGACGCTCCCCCTTCCCAGATCCGATTGGCCTCGATATTAGCCTTTAAGAAATGAAGAAACGGGGCTCTGGCTGGAACGTAGGTTTGAATGCTACACCCCCTGGCACATGGAGCCGTGGGAGAGCTATAGCGTCGGCTGTTATAAATTGGCCCTAGTCATTACCAGCCGTGCCAGTTCAGGTAGTAGGAACACCATCTAGTGTCTTGGACTTGTAATGGACTAGCGGTGCGAGCGGGGGTTTCCGTCTTCTCCCCACCGATCGATTCACTTCGTACAAGGCAATCATGCAGTTGAACCATACTTTGACCGATGAAATGGCGAATGGCCAGGTGCCGCTGGTGGCCTTGCGTCGTTTTCGGTGTCAAGAAATACATACTCGCTCAGTCCGGTGGGCCGTCGCGGCTTCGAAGGTTGAGTGCGAAGTCGGTTTCACCCAAGGCTATGGCATGTCTACAGATACAACTGAGATAGGTTGCATACCTAGGAACAGACATCACCAACCAGTTCACCAGACCGATCTGTCAAGGCAACGACCATATGCTGCGGTCTCGTTAGCACATGGCAGATGCCAGATCCAGGTGCAGCGAGAATAAGTTTCTGTGTCCGTACGCCGATCGGCCTATGCCGTAGGACGAGCGCACGGAGAGAAGCCGTAACGGGCCATGGCTGCAGGAGACGGATGCGGAGAAAGCCACATGGACCGTGATGCATGCCATCCCCAGCCGAATCTCACATAGGAGTGATTCGCGAGGAACTCTCCTGCTTGCATTATGAATGCACAGAGTCACTTGACTCCCGCCAGCACCCAGCCAGGCGGCTTTGTGGAGGGGTGCACGGCGAGAGGGGGAGGGTCTCTGTGACCCTGGCTGACCTATCGACTGCCGGCGGCTCGGTCGGATGGCGgacaaggggagggggtgctATTGCGACGACGTTGGCGATGGTGCCAAGCTGCGTTGTTAAACCGAGACAGTCTGCCGCGATGATGGACGCTCGGCAATGCGCTCAGCGGTTGTGTTGATAATCGTGTTGGTATTTGATTGTGTCAGGACTGTGGCCGCCTGTCCAAGAGAAGCAAGCCGAACTGGTCAGTCGAGGTTGAGGCATCCGTAGGCTTAATTGGCGGTAGGGTCGGACGGGTTGGTGGTCGTCGGGCTGAAGAAAATTGACGCAAATTAGGAAATGGAAATTTCGTTGTTCCCCACGCGCGCAGCACACGGCCACTATGCATGAGGCCATTATCCGAGTCAACAGGCTATGCTGATTCGCCCGACATCACCTttacccccccttcccctcacTCTCTCCGCCTATGCCTCCAGTCCTGgacttcttctcttccccaCCTTCTCCGCATCACACACGGCACACGACCGAGAACTACTGTACGCTTCTCCACCCACCACATATTTTTGAGAGCATGTGTTGAACGTCAGTGAAAGGCTCTCCCCGCGTGAAGAACAAAAGCATACGAAAGGGTGCATGCCGGCCTGTCGACACGGTTCACTGGGTATCCAGGTAGATACGGTCTGACTTGCTCGTCCAATCTTGGTGCGTTCGTTCGCTGAAAAGGGGGGTGCGGGAACGCATCAACAAGCTCGGACGGCACTCAACCTGAAGCTTCTGCCAAAGGTAAAATTAGGAGTGTAAATAAACCCCGACAAAAATATCGTGAGCCCCCTTGTCTCACCCCACTGGTATACTTGTCTATTTGTACTTCGTACAACGGGTCCGCTTTTGCTAACTCCAGGTCAGGGTTGGCTTGTCATGAAAGTCGCTGCACCGCGTACTTCGACTCCGACAAGACTCCGACCACTCCGCCAATTCCTGGTCTGCCGCTGCGGAAGCGCCGTCCCCGGTAGAGTGAGACTGGATCAAGGTTGCTACCAGAATCGCGGAGGAATCCCATTGCTGTCCCAAATAGGAAACACAGACCCCCGGTCTCGAGCCCAGTGGTCCACGCAGCTTCCAAGGCAGAGAGGTGAGGAACCAAGCTCGGTGGGAAATCGTTGACAGGCCAGGAGGATCCTCTCATCTGGCCCCTGGTTTCTTTCTCCTCTGACTGCCGACCATGGGCCGGCTTCGCCCTTCAAGATGCCAACGTTGCCCAGTCCTTTTCTCGTGCCACCTCGCAGCACCCGGACACGTACTTTTCACCCTCACACTTGTTCTGTGCCTTGTGCTTGCGCTGGTACTGTACGTCTCCTCCCCATCACAGCGCCATTCGTGTgccagcgccgccatcctGCTTTTGCCCAACATGATGCGAGACTTGCTCGCCCCTGCAGGCCTTTTGCCGCTCCTGCTGTCGTCCCCGGCCGCGGCTACTCTGCTCTATGCGTCTTCCTACAGCGGCGCCATCACCACCCTCAACCTTACCCTGTCCGCCGACAACGCCACCCAGTCCGTCCTGCAGTCGCTCTCGTCGTCTGACGGCTGCGCTCCCAGTCCGTCCTGGCTGACCCTTGACCATGCCAACTCCCGGCTCTACTGCACTGATGAAGGTCTGACCACCAACGTTGGAACCGTCTCTTCTTTTTCAACTGGCCCCGAGGGTGTGCTCCAGCAACTGGCCAAGACGGAGACCATCAGCGGCCCCGTCAGCGCCGTTATCTACGGCGACAAAGGCCAGGGTCTGGCCGTCGCTCAGTAGTACGTTTTGCCGTGACGGCCGATTTGACTACCTAGATAGGCTAACATCGGAGAAGTGGCGGCTCTTCCGTGAGCTGGTTCGACATTTCCAACCCGGCCGCCCTCACAGCGGTCAAGTCCGAGACTTTCAACATGTCGGCACCGGGCCCGAATCCGTCTCGCCAGGAGGCCCCGCACCCCCACGAGGTTTTCCTCGACCCCAAGGGCCAGTTTGTCCTCGCGCCGGACCTCGGtgccgacctcgtccgcgtcttcgccgtcgacggcatcaaCCTGGTTGCTGTCGACTCCCTCCAGGCCGCTCCCGGTAGCGGTCCTCGCCACGTCGAGTTCCTCGTCACACCCGAGGGCAAGACGTACCTGTACGTCATCGGCGAACTGTCCAATACCGTCACCGCATACGACGTCACCTACCGCAAGAACAAGACGCTCGGCTTCACCGAGGTGTATTCGAGCTCTACTTACGGCGAAGGTGCCACTGCGCCTGCCGGAGCCAGCGGTGCTGAGATTTGGATCTCGGTGAGTTCGGACTCGATGCATCAAGGGTTCACGATGGCTAATACGCACGCACACAGCCTAACGGCAAGTTCCTCACCGTTTCCTCGCGGAACGACTCGGCCTTCAGCATCAGCAACCCCGACACcaacggcgagggcgcgcagATCCCCTCTGACTCGCTCAACAGCTTCAGTATCAACCCGCAGACGGGCGCCCTCACGCTACTGCAGAAGTTCCCCGCGGGCGGCCGCATCCCCCGCCAGTTCTCGGtcaacaaggccggcgacctTGTTGCTGTCGGCCTGCAGTCGGACAGCCGCGTTGTCATCATCAGCCGCGATGTCGCGTCGGGCAAGCTGGGAGACATTATTGCGAGCACaaaggtcgagggcgaggtaaCGGCCGTCATCTTTGATGAGTAGTTGCTTTTAGCAGAAAGATTGCATATAAGGCTTTGCATATCCGTACATATTTGCCATACCCATCGATTCTTAGAGACGCGCACATGTAGTGGACTTGAATTCATAATCCCTTGGGAGAAACTCTGGCTGCCGTCGGTTTCAACGCCTGGTTTTCGGATCGCATCGGACTGATGACACCAAAGCTGGCATGGCCTGATGTACCTGGGAGAGAACACGCTTGACGTATAATGCAGCCGCCTTCACTCCAAATCTCACCATTCGCCAATACGGCCCCGACATACGTCCTTGGCTGCCAAGGGCGGCGCGCACCAGCATTCATTCCCGAGCGAGGCGGGGAGATGAAGGGGGGTCTCGATATCGTAGCCGAGGGCGGCTCGCATGCAAGCCGCTTGAAGACCGCCTGGGTGTCCTCGGATCCGGGCGAGACGTCTGTATGTACGGTGCTGTGAGTAGGAGGGGGTGTGTAACAAGCTGCAGATGACATGCCAGCGAGTGACAATGACAGCTGGGTCCCCCAGACCAGGTTCCGGTGGCTGCTGTGCAATCTTGCTGATATGTAGGCAGCATCTCCTTTAGTGGACAGGGACCACGTAAGTAGAACTGTTGGTACGGCAAGGTAAAGATGGAATTAACACGGCCTCTGGTTGACACTGGGATgtcttcgtacgagactgTCCATGGCGAACGGGCCATGCCAACATGATGAGTCGATAGTGAAGCCCGGTCGACAAGACCCAGAACTCTCCGGCCACCATACCGCAGCTGTTGGCGCCAACACTCGCAAGTGTCTGTCCATCGGTTGCGATAGTATACAATGCGTCCCCATCGCTCACAATGTTCCACCTGGTCTTGGTTCTCATGAGGGTATGGGCGGGCAGCGTAGTGCgactctcggcctcggtACACGGCTGGCTGCCTCCCAACCGGAGTCGTTGGGACTGTCCGCTCCTGGGCAGACCGGCGGGGTGCATCAGCCATAATAGTAGGAGCCTGTGGGCCATGAAAAAGCAAGAGAACCCTCCCGGTACCCAGGCAGCACgggaggtaggttaggcCTGCCTGTTCGGAGCTGGCACCGACGAGACGACGAGACAGTCCCCTCCCTCGCGCTTGATCACCGAGAAAGATGGGAAAGTGTCCATGTCCAAGCTTTGGTCCGATGGCACACTGGATCCTGGATCCCAGGTCGCAGTGACCAACCGTTTGACTCATCAAgaaagagggggaggggaaggggggtgtCGCCGAACATGGCAGAGGAGGGCTCCCCTAGTTTCGTCGACGTGCAGCGAGCTGCGAAACGGCCAAGTTTGGTATCGAATAGAAATCCAGaggcaggtaggtagtcGGAGAGGGTGGTCGATTCACTCTCGCGGCCCCTCTGCTAGGCTCGCACATATCTGGCTGGTGACCAGGCAGGCAGAACGATACATGCATCGAGCAGCCGTGGATCTTCCCGTCCGTACCTGGGCCTGAGGCGATCAATGACTATGTTCTTATTTTTACCGCCCGCAATCCACCATAACTCATTTTCTGGCAACGTTATTCGTACAGTCGGCTCTCCCCCCGGGTCGGTTTGATGGTGAGATTGTTAGATTGGACCCGACCATTCtactcggcctcgacgcaTCGCTAGGCTAGCGAGATGAGGAACGGGAGCGAAATGAAGTACATCAGCAGTCACCATGATAAAGGATGGAGGGTGGAGGGATGGGCGCCCGGGTGGCCGTCCAAGTAACCGTCCAGTGAAGAGAAGGGCGCACGGGTCCGACAGGGCTACCACGTTTTCCCATGACGATGACTCCTCGCCCATTGAGAGTCGGTTTGGCGGAAGACTGCCAAGCAACAGACGTTGAGACTTCTGTTTTCCAAGAGCTGCCCAGGACTGAGTGCGAACAAACAGGCACCTGTCTAGGTACCTTACTTGGGTAGAGGTAGAGGAGGGCAAGTGCGTACCGTTTCAGTCACTCCTGGCATTGTAACTTGCAAGTACCTTACTCATGCTCGTGCCTCTGGCGTTCTATTCCCTGAACAACTTCAGCTGTAAATCCGACGGTCGTCTGGCGTCACCTTGCTACATATCCTAGGCCGTAGGTCCGGTTAGATGGCTTGTTTATCAGGAACACGAGCCGGCCTTCTACTTGGACCAAATCGACGACACCGGGCATTGACATAACAACAGGACATCATCAACAGTGCACCTGTctatgtgtatgtgtgtgtatgtgtgtgtgaccCGCACTCTTCCAAAGCTACTACTGATTGCGGATACTGAGGTGCTTTTTGTAGCGTCGAAGTCGTCCCCACCGCACGAATTCTCGCTGCAGAACATCTCACTCATCACATCGCCTTTCCGCCTGGTCCACCGTTGTCGACACGACGACCCTCAGTATCTCATTTCTAGCCCTTTTCCGGCGGTCCTTTCGCGCGTCATGCGAGACGAGATGAACAGCACGGAGCTCAATCTGCCGGTCGGATGTGGCCAAAACATCCAAcagctgctgctcctgctgctgcgacCCCAGCCCAACTgacacccctccctcccctcacTCACCACGTTCCCCCCCCGCTGACCCCGAGCGGACAGTTACGCTAGAACTTAGGGGCCCCTCCCCCGGATTGGCAAGGTCGATCGATACCAAGGACGGCATGATTCGAGACCTTTGGGGTCCTTCTCCCCTGTGGCCTGCGTTGAGCGAGCTGTGCGGCACGGCACACACATTTGGGGATGTCATCCCAGCCATCGGTCGACTGAACGGTTAGTTAGCCTTCCCAGTTTTTACCGTTTTTGGCGGCTCGAGAAACATCTCCTTAGCCAGCAATTGACCCCActctaggtaggtaggtaggtgggtaAGTAGGTTCCTATGTCTGTCCTGGCCAAAAGATTCGCCAGTCTCCGCGGCGTCAAGCTCCCTCCCCCAATGCGAAGCTCTCCCCCACCTCGATCACCGCTTTTCAACAAATACACCTAATGATACAAGCAAGCCAACCCCCCCCGAACTACAAGACCATGTCGACATGGAAACAGGGCCTAGGTACCTCCAAGCAGATAGCTATTACACCGCGTGCCGTCTCATGGACTCGCATCCAAGCCCCGGGCAGCAGCACACCCATAAATTACATTGTACTTTCGCGCCAGGCACCACGTTCCCCATCCCAGGTTCACTCGGTCTATCTGGGGGGCGGATGGGATGGAGAAGCGACAGGGCCTGCAGCCTCTGGCGCGGCCCCGTTTACGATGATGACCCTGGTCCCACAtctcgtcctcttcctccccaaCCCATCCCCCGtttccatcccatccccgtTTCGTCCTATGCCCGTCGCAACCCTTGGTTCTGACTGGCCTACATACCTAGCCTGGCCTGATGTCTGCTTGGGGGGACTGCGTGTCTGTCACCAGCGCGCCAATAGCTCCAACGATTCCAAGCTGGGGTCCGAGGCGAAATAGGACAAAGTTAGAGCTCCCCCGTCGACCTGATGGCATGGCAAAAGTGAAGACAGTGTACAGATACAGTTCCGGACTTTGGTGCCGCGAGAgctcccatcccccccccccccccttctcctctcaGAGAGTTACTCAGTCTCCGCGACAGCACCACCGGCCCCCGTGTGGAAATCCTCCGCattttcctcttcccctgTCACCGATTCTCCCATAATAACTGCTCCACTGCCGTGCATCCATCCCTTCTTCTCACTGTTCCGTCGTTCCTCCCcgccctcatcatcatcatcctcctcctccaaggtCTCCGTGAAACGCAGCCTCGATACCTTCGAGCGTGGCCTGACGCCTTTCGTCGTGAGTGATCGCTTTTGAGAACCGAGTCGCACCGCAACCCGCGTCGACAAAGACGCCTAGCTGTTTATTCGCCACGATCGCcgctccgtcgtcgtcgtcgtcgtcgaccagatATCACCCGTCACACACTccaccgcccgccccccGTCCTGTGCTGCACTGTCGCGGCGCACCGACACCCGCCCACCACGTCGTCCACGCAGCTTCTTTGCCCCCAGACGCAGGCCATGtccccgtcctcgacgggcgACTCTCCCCGCTCGGCCACGGGCAACGCGGGGAGGCCCTTTTCCGTGCCGTCACGCGAGACCTTCAACATCGAggtgccctcgccgtccatGACCAACGGCATACACCCGTTAAAGTCGCCCGCCTCGCTCAAGACGCAAAGAACCTCCAGTTTCAGCAGAGATGGCATCCTCGGCTCCGCACAAAAGGCCCGGAACATGTCTCAGTCGTCCGACAACCGCCCAGATGCCCTGGCCAATGGCATGAACCAGCAGCACAGCGATGACGGCTCCAACCCGCTCAAGAGGAGGAACACGgacgtcggcatcgactACCCGCGCAGGAGGGCCACAATCGCAGTACGTGACTCCGCCCGACCCTTTTGTGATCTCTTGTGCTAATTGGTGACAAGTGCGAGGTGTGCCGGTCCCGCAAGTCTCGCTGCGATGGAACCAAGCCCAAGTGTAAGCTCTGCACCGAGCTGGGCGCCGAATGTGTTTACAGAGAGCCTGGCATCAAGCTGGACGCCGGGGACAAGCTGATTCTGGAGCGTCTGAACCGCATCGAAAGCCTGCTGCAGATGAACATGGTTGCCGGGCAGGCCAACGGCATCGCCATCAGCCAAGAATCCCCCTCCATGAGCAACGGCTCCGGCCTTAACGGCGGGGACAGCATGATGGGCGTGTCTGGGTCCGGCAACATCGTCTCCATCATCCCCAACGGCGGCCTGGGCACGTGGAACAACCCGACCAACATCTCGACCATGCCCAAAATGCACACGAACGCCGCTCTCCACCTGCTGCAGTGGCCTCTCATCCGCGATCTCGTGTCCCGTCCGTACGACCCGCAGGTTCTGCTCCAGCTCGAGATGGCGCGCGAGCCTCTGCACTCGCTCACCAAAACGCCGTGCGTCGATCTCTCCAACACGACGGCCTACATTGAGGCTTATTTCGAGCGGGTCAACGTGTGGTACGCCTGCGTCAACCCCTATACGTGGAGGAGCCACTACCGGACGGCTCTCTCTAACGGATTCCGCGAGGGAGCAGAAAGCTGCATCGTCTTGCTGGTCCTGGCTCTGGGCCAAGCAAGCCTAAGGGGCAGCATCTCGAGGATCGTCCCCGGAGAAGACGCACCCGGCCTGCAGTACTTCACCGCCGCCTGGGCTCTTTTGCCGGGCATGATGACATCCAACAATGTCCTGGCTGCCCAGTGTCACCTTCTGGCCTCTGCTTACCTATTTTACCTCGTGCGCCCGCTCGAGGCCTGGAATCTCCTGTGCACCACGAGCACCAAGTTGCAGCTCCTGCTTATGTCGCCCAACCGAGTCCCGCCGAACCAGCGAGAACTGACGGAGCGTATTTACTGGAACTCACTCTTGTTCGAGAGCGACCtgctggccgagctggaTCTGCCACACTCGGGCGTCGTCCAGTTTGAAGAGAATGTTGGCCTGCCCGGGGGgttcgagggcgaggaacAAGAGGCAATTGGCCGTGACGATCTTTGGTACTTCCTGGCCGAGATCGCGCTGCGGCGGCTCCTCAACCGGGTGAGCCAGCTAATCTACTCGAAAGATTCCATGGcctccaccaccagcctGGAGCCGGTGGTGGCGGAACTCGACTTCCAGCTGACGCAATGGTATGAGAGCCTGCCAATGCCGCTGCAGTTCCCCTTCACCCGCAC belongs to Colletotrichum higginsianum IMI 349063 chromosome 5, whole genome shotgun sequence and includes:
- a CDS encoding C6 finger domain-containing protein; this translates as MSPSSTGDSPRSATGNAGRPFSVPSRETFNIEVPSPSMTNGIHPLKSPASLKTQRTSSFSRDGILGSAQKARNMSQSSDNRPDALANGMNQQHSDDGSNPLKRRNTDVGIDYPRRRATIACEVCRSRKSRCDGTKPKCKLCTELGAECVYREPGIKLDAGDKLILERLNRIESLLQMNMVAGQANGIAISQESPSMSNGSGLNGGDSMMGVSGSGNIVSIIPNGGLGTWNNPTNISTMPKMHTNAALHLLQWPLIRDLVSRPYDPQVLLQLEMAREPLHSLTKTPCVDLSNTTAYIEAYFERVNVWYACVNPYTWRSHYRTALSNGFREGAESCIVLLVLALGQASLRGSISRIVPGEDAPGLQYFTAAWALLPGMMTSNNVLAAQCHLLASAYLFYLVRPLEAWNLLCTTSTKLQLLLMSPNRVPPNQRELTERIYWNSLLFESDLLAELDLPHSGVVQFEENVGLPGGFEGEEQEAIGRDDLWYFLAEIALRRLLNRVSQLIYSKDSMASTTSLEPVVAELDFQLTQWYESLPMPLQFPFTRTLLADPVQTVLRLRFFACRTIIYRPYILAVLDNEQAVLDPAVRDSCHKCLEASIRQLEHISQHHAGHMPYLWQGALSIVSQTLLVMGATMSPSLSSILLTLVPHRETIDQIINDVVMEIERYSTLAPSLSLAAEIIKEAEVRRRAYLSG
- a CDS encoding Extracellular aldonolactonase, whose protein sequence is MGRLRPSRCQRCPVLFSCHLAAPGHVLFTLTLVLCLVLALVLYVSSPSQRHSCASAAILLLPNMMRDLLAPAGLLPLLLSSPAAATLLYASSYSGAITTLNLTLSADNATQSVLQSLSSSDGCAPSPSWLTLDHANSRLYCTDEGLTTNVGTVSSFSTGPEGVLQQLAKTETISGPVSAVIYGDKGQGLAVAQYGGSSVSWFDISNPAALTAVKSETFNMSAPGPNPSRQEAPHPHEVFLDPKGQFVLAPDLGADLVRVFAVDGINLVAVDSLQAAPGSGPRHVEFLVTPEGKTYLYVIGELSNTVTAYDVTYRKNKTLGFTEVYSSSTYGEGATAPAGASGAEIWISPNGKFLTVSSRNDSAFSISNPDTNGEGAQIPSDSLNSFSINPQTGALTLLQKFPAGGRIPRQFSVNKAGDLVAVGLQSDSRVVIISRDVASGKLGDIIASTKVEGEVTAVIFDE